One window of Phycisphaeraceae bacterium genomic DNA carries:
- a CDS encoding sigma-70 family RNA polymerase sigma factor, translated as MLPEPRLEGEQTPALAALLRLPASQQEVLSSHYLEGMPLEEISMMLGINTQAVKSRLARARESLRRELDRDGHLRRSTETETRS; from the coding sequence ATGCTGCCCGAGCCGCGGCTCGAAGGCGAGCAAACACCGGCGCTTGCGGCGCTGCTCCGGCTTCCGGCGTCGCAGCAGGAAGTGCTTTCATCGCATTATCTCGAAGGGATGCCGCTCGAAGAAATCAGCATGATGCTCGGAATTAACACTCAGGCGGTCAAATCGAGGCTGGCGCGTGCAAGGGAATCGCTGCGAAGGGAACTTGATCGCGACGGGCACCTTCGGCGCAGTACGGAAACGGAAACACGATCATGA